In Cicer arietinum cultivar CDC Frontier isolate Library 1 chromosome 7, Cicar.CDCFrontier_v2.0, whole genome shotgun sequence, a single window of DNA contains:
- the LOC101502004 gene encoding uncharacterized protein — MQDSIGIPACFSSSEKLSDDHSGVSRAGQSVYMSVYRTKVADHCRLITITWCKNLLLHGLSISVEGPEGEAQYSCKVELKPWYFWRKQGSKRFLVEGKAVDVFWDLKAAKFNGETEPTSEYYVAVVCDEEVVLLVGDLKKDAYRRTGCRPALIDPILVSKKEHIFGKKKFSTRAKFHEKGKWHEISIECKNRGNGDCVYGSVQPEMEIRIDGHLVIHVKHLQWKFRGNESVHLSKMRIEVYWDVHDWLFSPGLKHALFIFKPILSSTSLSSSPLSTQARNCESVEGFSVSGSTEFCLFLYAWKVE, encoded by the coding sequence ATGCAAGACTCAATAGGTATTCCAGCATGCTTTTCATCATCAGAGAAGCTAAGCGACGATCACAGCGGGGTGAGTCGTGCTGGTCAGAGCGTTTACATGTCAGTATATAGAACAAAGGTTGCTGATCACTGCCGTTTGATAACCATCACATGGTGCAAAAATTTGTTACTTCATGGGCTATCAATATCAGTTGAAGGCCCAGAAGGAGAAGCCCAATATAGCTGCAAGGTTGAACTAAAACCATGGTACTTTTGGAGAAAACAAGGTTCCAAACGGTTTTTAGTAGAAGGTAAAGCTGTTGATGTTTTCTGGGACCTTAAAGCTGCTAAGTTCAATGGTGAAACAGAACCAACTTCAGAATACTATGTAGCTGTTGTTTGTGATGAAGAGGTTGTTCTTCTTGTTGGTGATTTGAAGAAAGATGCTTATAGAAGAACAGGTTGTAGACCAGCACTTATTGATCCTATATTGGTTTCAAAGAAAGAGCATATTTTTGGGAAGAAAAAGTTTTCAACTAGAGCTAAGTTTCATGAGAAGGGTAAGTGGCATGAGATTTCAATTGAATGTAAGAATAGAGGAAATGGTGATTGTGTTTATGGATCAGTTCAGCCAGAGATGGAGATAAGAATTGATGGTCATTTGGTGATTCATGTGAAGCATTTGCAATGGAAGTTTAGAGGTAATGAATCGGTTCATCTTAGTAAAATGAGAATAGAAGTTTATTGGGATGTTCATGATTGGTTATTTAGTCCTGGTTTAAAACatgctttatttatttttaagccaATTTTGTCATCAACTTCTTTAAGTTCTTCTCCATTATCAACTCAAGCTAGGAATTGTGAATCAGTGGAGGGGTTTAGTGTAAGTGGTTCAACGgagttttgtttgtttctttatGCTTGGAAGGTTGAATGA
- the LOC101515423 gene encoding uncharacterized protein has translation MERRLNRERKGSQNLQKKMAKTLHIEEPPPDLTDFMNDMFFGTADTHKKTYDLTGGVGGMDDDDDGFDDSTRSNSARLTQEWLQEARRMVASSPSRSESPGRLLGSPRFASSSPSSHRTEELSRTRSARRYRTAEGISDEILSKTAKHSRNKSDTFTQPSLHGDGSPATAVHKWFSNILKPNNNNNNNSNITPPPSPDSLPPRQPLPRKSRFQTEPSTAPNPQGIQPPNYNSRRTFKTSVPSQDNSNQRTQPTSASTLPLSPPRNLVESAHRRTISSSTCSWEKIEPVTHVAKAEEATEEYSLNGFLKEQRNLFQRFSKGEIRGNANIVLSGHSNSTASMVAAICHAWLSGYRQRENDDGRNEGTVVVPVMNVKRGDMCKLKQAAWLFHHASLDATSLLFIDEVDMESLLMTGKLRVLMVGQDILSATGEVGSQCTVLTDNYCEDAYDLLQNSVLKKLLLAGILLDTQNLKASATLSMTRDAEAVQLLLVGSAPNYRYALFDQLTQDQKSSSFVESLNHNYWKHPDESDQNSEGNMEHKVCERKLSSTSDRETTMRSSKTNSMEAKVKLATPLMQSPSPTIGASSNAEKEASRGKNKFFLARWFGFGSK, from the exons ATGGAGCGAAGGTTAAACAGAGAGCGTAAAGGGTCACAAAATCTACAAAAAAAGATGGCAAAGACACTGCACATAGAAGAACCACCACCTGACCTCACTGATTTCATGAACGACATGTTTTTTGGGACAGCAGACACTCACAAAAAAACCTATGATCTCACTGGTGGTGTTGGAGGCatggatgatgatgatgatggtttTGATGATAGTACTAGAAGTAATAGTGCAAGGTTGACACAAGAGTGGTTGCAAGAAGCAAGACGCATGGTTGCTTCTTCTCCTTCACGTAGTGAGTCTCCTGGACGCCTTTTAGGTTCCCCTCGCTTTGCATCATCATCACCATCTTCCCATCGAACGGAGGAACTCTCTAGGACTAGGTCCGCTAGAAG ATACAGAACAGCGGAAGGGATCAGTGACGAGATACTCTCAAAAACAGCAAAACACAGTCGTAACAAATCCGACACCTTTACCCAACCTTCATTACATGGAGACGGATCCCCTGCAACGGCGGTTCACAAATGGTTTTCCAACATCCTCAAacccaataataataataataataatagcaacaTCACGCCACCACCTTCTCCCGATTCCCTCCCTCCTCGCCAGCCTCTTCCTCGAAAATCTCGCTTCCAAACCGAACCCTCCACTGCACCCAACCCGCAGGGGATCCAACCCCCTAATTATAATTCCCGAAGAACTTTCAAGACTTCTGTCCCGTCGCAGGATAATTCAAACCAACGAACACAACCTACGTCCGCTTCGACTCTACCTCTGTCGCCACCGAGGAACCTCGTCGAATCCGCTCACCGGAGAACGATATCATCTTCGACATGCTCGTGGGAGAAAATTGAGCCGGTGACGCATGTTGCAAAGGCCGAAGAAGCGACGGAAGAGTATAGCCTCAACGGCTTTTTGAAAGAGCAGAGGAATTTGTTTCAGAGATTCTCGAAGGGAGAGATTCGTGGAAATGCCAATATCGTGCTTTCTGGACATTCTAACA GTACGGCGTCGATGGTGGCTGCCATTTGCCATGCATGGTTGTCGGGTTATAGGCAGAGAGAGAATGATGATGGTAGAAATGAGGGCACGGTGGTGGTGCCTGTGATGAATGTGAAGAGAGGTGATATGTGTAAGCTCAAGCAAGCAGCATGGCTGTTTCATCATGCTAGTCTTGATGCAACCTCATTGCTTTTCATTGATGAG GTGGACATGGAAAGTCTTTTGATGACAGGAAAACTGAGAGTCCTCATGGTTGGACAAGATATCTTAAGTGCAACTGGCGAG GTTGGATCTCAATGCACAGTTCTTACAGATAATTATTGTGAGGATGCATATGATCTACTTCAGAACTCTGTGCTGAAGAAACTATTG CTTGCTGGTATTCTGCTAGACACACAGAATCTAAAAGCTTCTGCAACACTATCGATGACAAGAGATGCAGAGGCAGTCCAGCTGCTATTGGTTGGCTCAGCCCCAAACTACCGATATGCTTTATTTGATCAGT TGACGCAAGACCAAAAATCATCTTCTTTTGTGGAATCTTTGAACCATAACTATTGGAAGCACCCTGATGAAA GTGACCAAAACAGTGAAGGAAACATGGAGCATAAAGTTTGCGAGAGAAAGTTAAGCTCTACATCTGACCGTGAAACTACCATGCGAAGTTCAAAAACAAATTCCATGGAAGCAAAAG TTAAACTTGCAACGCCACTTATGCAATCTCCAAGTCCTACTATAGGAGCATCATCAAATGCAGAAAAGGAAGCCTCTCGTGGGAAAAATAAGTTCTTCTTGGCAAGGTGGTTTGGATTTGGTTCTAAATGA